In one Gracilinanus agilis isolate LMUSP501 chromosome 6, AgileGrace, whole genome shotgun sequence genomic region, the following are encoded:
- the CD59 gene encoding CD59 glycoprotein has product MMGYGRTCILLGLSVLVMFCSTGDALRCYTCNSPAQHCIMNSTCRTDEDACLRVATGVDYRYLCWKYANCKMEKIGEILGIPHANYHCCQEDLCNDAGMGATVSKTTMISGLLAVMLWGFFV; this is encoded by the exons ATGATGGGGTACGGAAGGACCTGCATCCTCCTTGGGCTCTCAGTCCTGGTGATGTTCTGTAGTACAG GCGATGCTCTGAGATGCTACACTTGTAATTCTCCAGCACAACACTGCATCATGAATTCCACTTGTAGAACTGATGAAGATGCTTGCCTTCGGGTTGCGACTG GTGTAGATTATCGTTATTTATGTTGGAAATATGCTAACTGCAAAATGGAGAAGATCGGAGAAATTCTTGGCATTCCCCATGCCAATTACCACTGCTGCCAAGAAGACCTGTGCAATGATGCAGGGATGGGGGCCACAGTCAGCAAAACAACCATGATTTCCGGGCTCTTGGCGGTGATGCTCTGGGGTTTCTTTGTTTAA